The genomic interval CATAAAGTTTGCGATTTAGACGCATATTCGATAAAGCAATGAGTTTCTTTAGAAATGAAGCATGAATTGAGTGGGAGCTAATATTGAACAAGAAAAATCTATTATTAGAGTATAAAGTTTATCAACTGAATGGAAGgaaacatttaaatgtgcTTCAGAATAGTTGAACTTATTTTTATctatacacaaatacaatcaagtgacattttttgtattttactaGCGTCCTCAATCATAATTATGTACCTTTGCCTTATGTATTAAAGCCAATATTTGTTTACACTTTCCACAATACATATTTCAAGTCAGTTTCTGTAAATTTATACACTTATCGACAAAATCTTTTATAACTTCGacaaaatggccaaaacaTACAATTCGAAGTTAGGATTGCAAACATCTTGCCATTCATTCTTTAGATACGAAAACAGTATtagaaatcaataaaaatcattcgATTATTGTATGTCAAATATCTACGAAAACTTTTGATTATTTGAGTAGGGGACGTTTGCACTTATAAATGAACTACACACAGCATTGTCtggtttttcttaattaatgTAAGCAATACTATAGcaatttatgtataaaaacATAACTTAAGAAAAACACTGAAGAGGCTTTGCAACATAAAAATAGttgcaacaaaacaaatgagaAACTGCTGTAGTTGATTTTGCTATTGAACTTTTTGGCCCGTGCCATGTTGTAAATTTTAATGGCTGCGTCcttagcaacagcagctacagcagTCAAGTCCTGTTAAACAACAATGAACACAAAAATCAACAAGCGGCCCAAAAGACAAGACAATAATACCAACGCAACAAGagtaaaagcaaataaaatattcatctCACGGAAAAACAATAATAGAAAAATCTACCATCTGACGAATTTGTAATACCCTTGTTTTAATTCCcaaatatgcatattatattttttaatttagctAAATACCATttttaacttatatatatatatatttatcttaagagtaaaacatatttttattcaaaaaatttTGATGCGCACATGAAATTAATCAAGTTTAGACTGATAAACTGATTACAAATTATACagataaaatgtttttgctgAAATTTCCTGCATTTACGACTTATGACATGAAACATGAAACAATTTCATGTACTTCAAAGTTAAGCTAATCTTTCCAAGTTGTAATAGAATAAATTGTAGGAACcattttaaatatcaaatattaatGCGTGTCAATCAAAATGTCTTGACAAAAGAAGAGAGCCTGgaagttaattaattatattactttaatttaaaataagaatGCATTTGAAGGATACTCGCGATAATAATTGCAGTGCACTCTCCAAAGATATACAACTAAAACAATGGGACTAGCAAAATATTGAGTTTTGGGGAAATTCGCGCGTCTTCAACTTTTTGTTTGCAGCCCGTCGTCGTTGTCTAAAAAAGGCTGCATCTGAGCTTTATAAAGTTGAAATCCGCAAAATGAGTTTTTCGTCTGGATTTGCATAGATTAAACTGCCATGGAGTTTGGGTTTTCGGTCAGAAAGCATGCCATAATGATGTGGTCATTGTTGtttgagtttttgtttttctggcGACTTAGTCTTTAGTGCCTGTTAAGTCGGCTTGTGTTATATTTTTATCCCAACTGttgtacatatacatttttgagtgTGTACttagtatttgtatttgtcttGGCTCTGGTCAAGACTTGCCACAACTTTGGCTAAGaccattttcaattttgggcCGTCTGTCAACGCCTTGCCTTCGATTTGGTCGATAAATTGTCAACGATTTGTTATGGCTGCCTTtattttctctctttcttttcttatCTACGCCGTTTCGCTCGCTGGTTTTTCGTGATTTTCGGCACCAGCTTTGCGCCACACAAAAACtcatttaaagttttaaagTGTAGTTTTTGTTGATAGATGCCTAACTGACCGACCCGCTATCTGGCTGGCTGACTCGTTGACTGCCAGCCACGCCTTGTGGGGCCCAGAACTTTTGTTGCAGCCAGTTTCTTTGTTTCTACTGTGTCAGCCAGGGGGATTAGGGCAACACGTGACGcactttttctttgtttttattagctACCCTGCAGTAAAAATCCCAATGAGGCATATCCTTAAGGTACACCATTCTATGTACGTCTTAAAATAATCATTGAAAAGGTCTTCTCTCTATATAGCTCGCGTATATTGTCGTTAAGACAAACAAGATTTTAGCACTTCtgattttggctttttgaGCCTTGATCTACAGGGCATTAATATGTCTTATCCAGTTTTAGCAATACTTTTAGCGACCTTCTTATtattttgcccaaaaaaaagagaaaaggaagcaaacaaaaaaaaacttgttgatAGTTCACTGGCATTAAATGAAAGGCTATTTGGACTTTAAGCTAACTTTGAAACGCAACACGTGCCGTGCCACCTAGTGAATCAATTCTGGGCCGACcctaacaaaattaaagtttGGGAAGTTGTGTAGAATCGCATGCCTGCCCAAATGGCATTTTGATTGATGTGTGGCACAATGCAAAAGGCTGGCAATTGACAGACGGCatatgaaaattcatttgccTTTCACAATATTTTGAATACCCTATGCTTATAGAAATGGGTGAAAGGTGTATTATTAATTTGTGCAATAATAGCTAACAAAAAAACCAACCCACGATTGTACATCAGATTATCATAGCGTTTCTCAACTCCATTTGCTTTTATATTCCGAATCGAAATAGCATGTAAATACATGCCTATAGACAATTAATAAGATTCGGTTTTTTATTAATGTCGGATCGAAATAGAATGATTGATGAATAAttgcttataaataatttattggtttaCCAAAACGTCGATATTGCCAGCTTATCTTTATATTCTAAAaagtaaatttcaatttgataataaatgcaacattttatgTCGGCACTAAGAACCTAAATACAGAGTTTTATCTGGTTGTACATTTTCAACTTCCgaattccaatttgttttattttttttaactcaGCCGTACCcattttttgccaattttttaCAGTACGACCTGTCAAAGTAATTTTTTTAGAACATTTTTAAGCATATCAAAAAGTGCAAAAAAGCTTTGGCAGATAATTGTAATATTCGgcaaaaatgtttcatatatattgaaaatactAAATTAATGGGCTACTCATTTACCATGAAAAATACGCCAATTTTTGTGGCCAGGCAATCAGAAAATGCCAAGTGCAGTCCTTGCCTAGACCAATTTTCAATTCCTTCGGCCACTCAAACCGACAAAGGCGCTGAAAATACTGAAACTCATTTTGCAAGACGAACAAAAGAGCTTTGAGCATTGGCCAAAAAGAAATAAGGTCTGCTGAATTGACGCAGCGCGCAGAAGCGAAACGCAGAGAAAACTTAAGAGAACGAACTTATGCGATGCAAGAGAGTGAATGAAACCGTTTGCGAGGGGAAAACGCAcacctgttgttgttttttagcCACTTATCAGTTGGCACATATGATACGCAACAAGCCAAGTTAACGCAGCATTGGGCACGTTGATAATACTCATCATTCCCTTTACCAATAAAACCCAAATTAGATACAAATCTGTTAGCAGATTTGTTATGTACAGTCCAGAAAACCCAAATGCGAATTGTTGATGATTCGCTTTAAGGTTTAGGCCCCGGATTCAGGGTCGGTTGGTGAGCCTGTTTTACCTTCTCCATTAATCAAGGCTTTGTTTCAAGCCAGggcatttaatattaattcaaaattgttaaaaaacaataaagaatTAACGAAAATGATTGCAAGTAGAGTGAATTATTATAAGCTAAATTTGATCTCCACCAAAACTGACATTTAGCAAATAtgattaaataaatgcaatgaATGGGGCACATTCCATGTATGCCTATTTTCTAAAGGCCAGTTGTGTTTTGTGTGACTAGTTTGGCTTACGGTTCGgtgcattaaaaaaaaggtaaatacAATTTCCGATATCGTTTTAAAAGCGATTGTATACAATCGACACGCAATAATctaaagaaaaattaattaaaatgactctgacaatatataatatagtgttTTCTATTGCAGGGTGAGAGTGGGCGCAgttgaaataataaaagctttaTCCTTAAAAACACTCAGTAATTCGTCAATCCAAAGTGGGGACTTGAGCTCTAATAAAACAACTAAGCGTGCTCTAGTGGAGTGTGATAGACTTGGAAAAAGCCTACGCCAGCTCCCAAACATAAATTCGTTATAATTAGCTCTTGAAATCTAAAGGAAATGTTGATGGGACCGAGGtcaataataaatttttatgGATTATAGAGAAAACCAAGAGAGAACCAAGTTTATATGTCAATCAATTTGTTAACCTTTATAATTCTTgctaataaatatttggtaCTATTATTTAGTAAAAAGAAATTTCCACAAGTTTGTGAATTCTTCAAACAGTTTCTCAGCGTTTTTCTCAACTGTGGAACTTTTTTGGGATATACAAGTAGTCGACGGTAAAGTTATCTCACTTCATAACACAACTAACTTCGATTAGTCTAGATTTCTACCAGACCATTTTGAGTAATTGTAAACTTGTGCACACAATCTCTGCATAACGAGAATGCAAGCGAAGGAAACCAGTCAGCAATACCAATATGCTGCCTATCGCAGTGGACACGAAGCGAACATTGCTATCGGTTATGGGGCTTATGCCGATTCTGAGGGGCAGCCGAAGAACTTTTCATTTGACAACCAAACCATCCGCCGTGGATTTATACGTAAGGTTTACTTGATATTGATGGGACAGCTGGTCGTAACATTCGGTGCTGTTGCCTTGTTCGTGTTCAGCGAGGACGCCAAGAACTTTGCGGCTCTCAATCCGTGGCTCTTCTGGTTGGCTGTGGGTGTCATGGTAGTTACCATGATATTCATGATCTGCTGCGAGAATGTGCGCCGAGAGACACCAACCAATTTCATATTCCTGGGACTGTTCACAGTGGCCGAATCGTTTCTGTTAGGCGTTTCGGCTAGTCGCTTTGCTGCCAAAGAGGTGCTCCTGGCCATTGGCATAACAGCTGCCATATGCTTGGCCCTAACGCTATTTGCCTTGCAGACGAAATACGATTTTACCATGATGGGCGGCATACTCATTGCCTGTCTGATGGGCTTCTTGATCTTTGGCATTGTGGCAATCTTTATGCATGGAAAAATTATAACACTCATCTATTCTTCCCTGGGCGCTGTACTTTTCTCCATCTATCTGATCTACGATACACAGCTGATGATGGGTGGTAGTCACAAATATGCAATAAGCCCCGAAGAATACATTTTCGCTTCACTAAATCTCTACTTGGATGTCATTAACATCTTTATGGACGTACTCAACATTCTGGGCATCACACAGGATTAAATGTATTGGAAAACTAGAGCAAGGGAGATGGAGAGAAATTATGCTAATGTTATATTTGTTTGCACAGGCATTTAATTGTGGCATTTAAATGAGCAATTGCGCAAATTACATCAacccacaaacacaaacacacagacaagcACATAAATCACATACATGCAATCAAACATGTCAATTAAGTTATTAGTTACGagcaataaaaatgtcaaatcATTTGCAATATTAACACAGGGCGACCACACGACTAACTCccgtatattttattttggtacATGTGACAGGCCCAAAAGACCACAGAACAGCCCGTAGACTGAATAATACAAATCAAGTGTGCTTAAGAACAGCTGCTGCCTGGCTAGCTGACCGTCCTATGGCGTacacatttaattaacaattgaCAGTTGTCGACAGTTGACACTGGCACTGGATAAGGTTATGTACTATGTTGATCTCCTTCCACAGCATCCAAGCTTTTGGCTGCCCATCAATAAAACTCAGCACGCGCATCTTATCTGCCTACGCTCCAGGACGGACCACCGAAAGTTTTTGGCTGCTTGTCTGAAAACTTTTCATACAGCCAGCCCTGAAAACTCCCCGTGACCCACTCCCCGTGTATTTCCGTTTCGTCCAGAAACATCTGTTCGTATATGCTATAGATTTTCTACCATTTAAGCGCCATCAAGGTCcttgtatatatgtgtttcCTGTCAATGAGCTCGTAACGTGCAGATATACacaacatacaaacacacacacatacatacatacatcggCAATTGTTCTATTTTCTTTGTTGTATTCAAAATAAGCTTCTTAAAAATTTGTCGCATATTTTCTTCACGATACaatgagaagaaaaaacaccaaaattgtattttcaatataaatataaaaaattctaAGTAAAAGCATTCCGAATGATTTGTTGAGCCTGATTCTAactaaatttgaaataaattaattctACCTATATGTAGTATATTCATACAAATTCGTATATATGTTCTTCTGTTGTAACTGCgctttatttcattatttatgtTATCTCTTTCTCGCACAAGTTTAGTATTTCCGGCGACTACTGAAAAGTGTGCGCCGAGGACATAACtaacaaacataaaaacaaacaacgaTTTCGGGGGAATATGCTGAATTTGACAGCAAGTAAGCTTCACAGGTTAGAGCCCAGTGCATACATTTAAggaataccctgtagccacattttttacaatttaacaCTCATTCATTGTAGTATTAGTATTCGTGCAGCCTAtaccatacatatataatattatatgctATGAAATTGTTATAACAAGTTCAAGAATGTGGGattacatacaaaaataatataggTAAACACATCTAAAAGATGAAATAGAGAAGTAATTAAATAGCAAATGAGATTTAATTTGTGCATTA from Drosophila virilis strain 15010-1051.87 chromosome 2, Dvir_AGI_RSII-ME, whole genome shotgun sequence carries:
- the Recs1 gene encoding protein lifeguard 1, translating into MQAKETSQQYQYAAYRSGHEANIAIGYGAYADSEGQPKNFSFDNQTIRRGFIRKVYLILMGQLVVTFGAVALFVFSEDAKNFAALNPWLFWLAVGVMVVTMIFMICCENVRRETPTNFIFLGLFTVAESFLLGVSASRFAAKEVLLAIGITAAICLALTLFALQTKYDFTMMGGILIACLMGFLIFGIVAIFMHGKIITLIYSSLGAVLFSIYLIYDTQLMMGGSHKYAISPEEYIFASLNLYLDVINIFMDVLNILGITQD